From one Lycium ferocissimum isolate CSIRO_LF1 chromosome 7, AGI_CSIRO_Lferr_CH_V1, whole genome shotgun sequence genomic stretch:
- the LOC132065658 gene encoding zinc finger CCCH domain-containing protein 19, whose product MAEDEESMNNPIIMSDQQLTATSAVVVERDTGLSVGPLVGEESEVTGGAEAGPPMRESTAGDADEVEAVTETINEENETAMEKAEVAEAVNVTKGETDTCMPGGDEKVVMARNENDGIVVRNENMEENIAVLEKDEVAVNASKGETDSCMTGGEKVVMPSDEKNENVASNDNMGDTENVETVTEAVNAAKGEADSCVGDDEKVFNENENDGIVARNDNMEDTKNGKTVIIEANVSTVEGSVGLGKDGENPVEAANREEVGVPPIVLEKEDEAMGTDHVTGNTEKDDEMVSQVDISVEKDVEMDTMKHEEVEPVPLDEEEDKGTGAEDEVANGEKVVVTRNEEDDEMTTRVDISAVEAGVESEKDVEMDSKKNEAVEPVPLDEDKGTAAEDEADNGEKVEEDDEMVTRVDTSAVETGIESEKDVEMDTVKDEEVEPVEGTGSKDEGANATTTEMDTMKYEEVAPVPRDEEEDDEGTGAEDEAANATTTEIETENEMTESGKSSGGKRKRKNNTKSTGKSKSGGRASSRKAIGEDVCFICFDGGDLVLCDRRGCTKAYHPSCIDRDEEFFRAKGKWNCGWHQCTICQKNATYLCYTCTFSLCKGCIKDDVILCVRGNKGFCKNCMNTVKLIEGLGKEDNDGPIDFDDKSSFEYLFKDYLMDLKAKLSLSSDEIADAKSPRKGADVSASKQELAEAQFDNNDDAGSGSDASIETLEASKTKRRKLRKRSKSLKKEEDATTTAVTSSEGFSTAGTTEWASKELLEFVKHMKSGDASVLSQFDVQALLLEYIKTNKLRDPRRKSQIICDSRLESLFGKPRVGHFEMLKLLESHFLMKEDSQTDDVQGSVVDTEFNQFEADANADTPTRGVKDRKRKRKKGENRGPQSNLDEYAAIDVHNISLIYLRRKLVEDLLEEDDKFHDKVVGTFLRIRISGNVQKQDLYRLVQVVGTSKAAEPYKLGKRTTDVALEILNLNKTEVLSIDTISNQDFTEEECKRLRQSIKCGLINRPTVGDILDKAMEIHAARVNDWLESEILRLSHLRDRASEKGRKKELRECVEKLQLLKTPDERHRRLEEVPEIHADPKMDPSYESEDEDSESNDRRDSYMRSRESSFGRRGRGPISPRSNFPPKDSWGAAGKSSSKNFELNRSSSGKNILSRSEDGVHPGGGLNEDTWIEGRDRETESMNLEKPTSAANSEPSGRNSQFLSRTEPFSGASSVSSPVTLQSKVAETSIKINEAEKMWHYKDPAGKIQGPFSMVQLRKWSNTGYFPTDLKIWKSTDTQEESILLTDALAGRFEKAPSAVDNILSTTLLQNQNGERPQVDQNVGSHNSRRLVPSGGGMTSSGDVSALSTERWSNNDSSNLPSPTPKQNTAGWVGGDGPSVTVANSYSSGNKVLQSPPALPDDGVNTSSVQNFGGHSVRGSENNYVNSGSDFGSVPTSEQVIAVQSGYSLQNAQSFAASEQQTALLNSQPGAQHTALPSQSLNMQNPVLAPGQLQGHGNWGTTPSPVQSLAGNFPNAGGSVLPQSDYWSAPAQGSQQNTQHTTVPTVPWGAGLQENMSSASAVRPENNTGWGMVPGNPNVGWGGPVPAVMNVNWGAAVQAMPPGNVNPGWAPTGPLPGNSNPGWVAPSGNSVGNANPGWVVPTGSVGSTIQGPTSGNGWPMMGTGNPGALAQGQPQGDSNQGRGTPTGSRGTRSNDHHQDGRFSGQRDKGSHGSNSGYNSRNWDRQSSFGNRGPGGSSRGGYRKNVPCPYNTNGRRCVKGSRCNYIHS is encoded by the exons ATGGCGGAAGACGAAGAATCTATGAATAACCCTATCATCATGTCCGACCAGCAATTGACTGCCACGTCAGCGGTAGTAGTTGAGAGAGATACGGGTTTGTCGGTGGGCCCACTAGTGGGAGAAGAATCAGAGGTTACTGGTGGTGCTGAGGCGGGCCCACCCATGAGAGAATCAACGGCTGGTGATGCTGACGAAGTTGAGGCGGTTACTGAGACGATAAATGAGGAGAATGAAACAGCGATGGAGAAAGCTGAGGTGGCAGAGGCAGTGAACGTGACTAAGGGCGAAACGGACACTTGTATGCCAGGTGGTGATGAGAAAGTGGTTATGGCTAGAAATGAGAATGATGGAATTGTGGTtagaaatgaaaatatggaggaaaatatagCGGTGTTGGAGAAAGACGAGGTGGCAGTGAACGCGAGTAAGGGCGAGACGGACAGTTGTATGACAGGTGGTGAGAAAGTGGTTATGCCTagtgatgaaaaaaatgagaatgtgGCTAGCAATGATAATATGGGGGACACCGAGAATGTTGAAACAGTTACAGAGGCAGTGAATGCGGCCAAGGGCGAAGCAGACAGTTGTGTTGGTGATGATGAGAAAGTGTTTAATGAAAATGAGAATGATGGAATTGTAGCTAGAAATGATAATATGGAGGATACCAAGAATGGCAAAACAGTGATTATAGAAGCAAATGTTTCAACTGTTGAAGGTAGTGTAGGTTTAGGGAAAGATGGGGAAAACCCCGTGGAGGCAGCTAACCGCGAGGAAGTGGGAGTTCCTCCCATTGTGCTAGAAAAGGAAGACGAAGCAATGGGAACTGACCATGTAACTGGTAACACCGAGAAAGATGATGAAATGGTGTCACAGGTAGATATTTCAGTGGAGAAAGATGTCGAAATGGATACAATGAAGCATGAAGAAGTGGAACCTGTTCCTCTAGATGAGGAGGAGGACAAAGGGACGGGTGCTGAGGACGAGGTTGCTAATGGGGAGAAAGTGGTCGTGACTCGAAACGAGGAAGATGATGAGATGACGACACGGGTAGATATATCAGCTGTTGAAGCTGGAGTAGAATCAGAGAAAGATGTCGAAATGGATAGCAAAAAGAATGAAGCAGTGGAACCCGTTCCTCTAGATGAGGACAAAGGCACGGCTGCGGAGGACGAGGCTGATAATGGGGAGAAAGTGGAGGAAGATGACGAAATGGTGACACGGGTAGATACTTCAGCTGTTGAAACTGGAATAGAGTCGGAGAAAGATGTCGAAATGGACACAGTGAAGGATGAAGAAGTGGAACCCGTTGAAGGGACGGGTTCAAAAGACGAGGGTGCTAATGCAACTACTACTGAAATGGATACAATGAAGTATGAAGAAGTGGCACCCGTTCCTCGAGATGAGGAGGAGGACGATGAAGGGACGGGTGCTGAAGATGAGGCAGCTAACGCAACTACAACTGAAATAGAGACTGAAAATGAAATGACTGAATCAGGGAAATCATCTGGAggaaagaggaagaggaagaataATACTAAGAGTACTGGGAAGTCCAAGTCTGGAGGAAGAGCTTCAAGTAGGAAGGCTATTGGAGAGGATGTTTGCTTCATTTGCTTTGATGGAGGGGATTTGGTGCTATGTGACCGTAG GGGTTGTACCAAAGCATATCATCCTTCGTGTATTGATAGGGATGAGGAGTTTTTTCGTGCCAAGGGTAAATGGAATTGTG GTTGGCATCAGTGTACTATTTGTCAGAAGAATGCCACCTATTTGTGCTACACATGTACATTTTCATTATGCAAGGGGTGCATCAAAGACGATGTCATCCTATGTGTAAGAGGAAACAAGGGCTTTTGCAAGAACTGCATGAATACTGTCAAGCTAATAGAAGGCCTTGGTAAAGAAGACAATGAT GGTCCGATAGATTTTGATGACAAGAGTAGCTTTGAGTATCTGTTCAAGGACTACTTAATGGATTTAAAAGCGAAGCTATCTTTATCTTCAGATGAAATTGCTGATGCCAAAAGTCCTCGGAAGGGTGCCGATGTGTCAGCTTCTAAACAAGAACTGGCTGAGGCACAATTTGACAATAATGATGATGCAGGTTCTGGTTCAGATGCTTCCATTGAGACATTGGAAGCTAGTAAAACTAAAAGAAGAAAGCTAAGAAAACGTTCAAAATCTCTCAAAAAGGAAGAGGACGCCACAACTACGGCTGTTACTAGTAGCGAAGGTTTCTCCACCGCTGGCACCACTGAGTGGGCATCAAAAGAGCTGCTTGAATTTGTTAAGCACATGAAAAGTGGTGACGCTTCTGTTCTTTCTCAATTTGATGTGCAAGCTCTGTTGCTCGAATATATCAAAACAAACAAACTGCGTGATCCTCGTCGTAAAAGTCAAATTATATGTGATTCAAGACTTGAAAGCCTATTTGGAAAACCACGTGTTGGGCACTTTGAGATGTTAAAACTACTTGAGTCTCATTTTCTTATGAAAGAGGATTCTCAGACGGATGATGTTCAAGGTAGTGTAGTTGATACAGAATTTAACCAGTTTGAAGCTGATGCAAATGCTGACACTCCTACAAGGGGAGTCAAAGACAGGAAACGTAAGCGTAAGAAAGGTGAAAACAGGGGACCTCAATCAAATCTTGATGAGTATGCGGCTATTGATGTGCATAACATCAGCTTAATTTACCTACGAAGAAAGTTGGTGGAGGACCTTCTTGAAGAGGATGACAAATTCCATGATAAAGTAGTTGGAACCTTTTTGAGAATACGAATTTCTGGTAACGTTCAGAAGCAAGACCTTTATAGGCTGGTGCAAGTTGTAG GTACAAGCAAAGCTGCTGAACCATACAAACTTGGCAAGAGGACAACTGATGTTGCGCTGGAGATCTTAAATCTGAACAAGACAGAGGTTTTATCAATTGATACGATCTCAAATCAAGATTTCACAGAG GAAGAATGCAAGCGCCTGCGCCAGAGTATAAAATGCGGACTCATTAATAGACCAACAGTG GGTGACATTCTTGACAAGGCCATGGAAATACATGCAGCAAGAGTTAATGAT TGGCTGGAATCAGAGATACTCCGTCTCAGTCATCTTCGTGATCGTGCAAGTGAGAAAGGGCGCAAGAAGGA ACTTAGAGAATGTGTAGAGAAACTACAGCTCTTGAAGACTCCTGATGAGCGTCACCGTAGACTTGAGGAAGTTCCAGAAATACATGCGGATCCAAAAATGGACCCAAGCTATGAGTCTGAGGATGAGGACAGTGAAAGTAACGATAGACGAG ATTCTTATATGAGGTCTAGAGAGTCAAGCTTTGGCCGGAGAGGACGTGGACCAATTTCTCCGAGAAGCAACTTTCCTCCGAAAGATTCCTGGGGGGCTGCAggaaaatcttcttcaaagaaCTTTGAACTGAACAGGAGTTCCTCTGGTAAAAACATTTTGAGCAGAAGTGAAGATGGTGTGCATCCTGGAGGGGGACTGAATGAAGATACATGGATTGAAGGAAGAGACAGGGAGACTGAATCTATGAATCTAGAGAAGCCGACTTCTGCTGCTAATTCTGAGCCAAGTGGACGTAATAGTCAATTTTTGTCAAGAACAGAGCCGTTTTCTGGTGCATCATCGGTATCTTCTCCAGTTACACTCCAGAGCAAGGTTGCTGAAACTTCCATCAAGATCAACGAAGCTGAAAAAATGTGGCATTACAAGGACCCTGCTGGTAAAATACAGGGACCATTTTCTATGGTCCAGTTGCGTAAATGGAGCAATACAGGATACTTCCCTACTGatttgaaaatatggaaatctACGGATACGCAAGAGGAATCTATTCTTTTGACTGACGCATTGGCAGGGAGGTTTGAGAAAGCGCCATCAGCAGTTGACAATATACTTTCAACAACTCTTCTGCAAAATCAAAATGGAGAGAGACCTCAAGTCGACCAGAATGTTGGATCTCACAATTCTCGTCGTTTGGTTCCCTCTGGTGGTGGAATGACTTCTTCTGGTGATGTTTCTGCTCTTTCTACAGAGAGGTGGAGTAATAATGATTCTTCGAATCTCCCATCTCCTACTCCCAAGCAGAATACTGCCGGTTGGGTTGGAGGAGATGGGCCTTCTGTTACAGTTGCAAATTCATATTCTAGTGGCAACAAAGTTCTCCAATCTCCTCCAGCTCTACCAGATGATGGGGTTAATACTTCTTCTGTTCAAAATTTTGGTGGTCATTCAGTTAGGGGATCGGAAAATAATTATGTGAATTCGGGTAGTGATTTTGGTTCAGTGCCTACTTCTGAACAGGTAATTGCTGTACAGTCCGGATATTCTTTGCAAAATGCTCAATCATTTGCAGCTAGTGAACAACAGACGGCACTGTTGAATAGCCAACCTGGTGCACAACATACAGCTCTCCCGTCACAATCTCTTAATATGCAGAACCCTGTTTTGGCACCAGGACAGCTCCAGGGACATGGTAACTGGGGTACTACGCCGTCTCCTGTTCAGAGTCTCGCTGGAAATTTTCCAAATGCAGGTGGCTCAGTTTTGCCTCAATCTGATTATTGGAGTGCACCAGCTCAAGGAAGCCAACAGAACACACAGCATACAACTGTGCCTACTGTTCCATGGGGTGCTGGTTTGCAAGAGAATATGAGTTCTGCTTCAGCGGTAAGACCTGAAAATAACACTGGCTGGGGTATGGTACCTGGAAATCCAAATGTGGGCTGGGGTGGACCCGTACCAGCAGTCATGAATGTAAACTGGGGAGCAGCTGTTCAAGCAATGCCTCCAGGCAATGTAAATCCTGGTTGGGCTCCTACTGGGCCACTTCCTGGGAATTCGAACCCCGGATGGGTTGCACCATCTGGGAACTCTGTTGGGAATGCTAATCCAGGTTGGGTCGTTCCAACAGGGAGCGTGGGATCAACTATTCAAGGGCCTACATCTGGTAATGGGTGGCCTATGATGGGAACTGGAAATCCTGGAGCACTTGCCCAAGGACAACCTCAAGGAGATTCAAATCAAGGTAGGGGTACACCTACTGGGAGTCGGGGGACAAGAAGTAATGATCACCATCAAGATGGGAGATTCTCTGGTCAGAGGGACAAGGGTTCTCATGGTAGTAATTCTGGTTACAATAGTAGGAACTGGGATAGGCAATCGTCTTTTGGGAATAGAGGGCCTGGAGGTTCATCTAGAGGTGGCTACAGGAAGAATGTGCCCTGCCCATATAATACAAATGGTCGTCGATGTGTAAAGGGTTCTAGATGCAATTATATTCATAGCTAA